In the genome of uncultured Methanobrevibacter sp., the window TGTAGCGTCCATCGTCATGACAAACCTGACAAGGACAATAAGCTCCGTTATAAGTTGGGCTTCCACTATCGTGAGCAAAGGGAAGAGTGCCTCCAGCAAGTTCCTGTCTAGCGTTGTCAGCTATTTCAGCCAGTTGCCTAACCGGGTTGGAAACTACATCTCCAGCACCACAGGCAGGATTGCCAGCGGCGCTTCCAGTTGGGTGAGCAATGCAAGGAGCAAGGCTTCAGGTGTAGTAACTGCTGTTACAGGACAGGTCAGCAGATTGCCCGGAAAGGTATACAGCGAGTTCATGGGAATCGGCTCCCGCATGCTGAGTGCAGGAAGCCAGCTGGTCGCAAAGGCTCGCCAGATAGGAAGGAACATCGTCAGCGGACTGTTGAGTTCAATGGGAATTGCCTCTCCAGGTACAATACAGAGGAAGGTTGTCCTGGAGTTCGAGAACACTCTCGGAAGGGTCGGAGACATGACCTCAACAGGACTGACTGTCGGAAGGGCAGTCGGAAGCAGCATAGTGAACGGCTTCAGCGATTTTGACCTGACAGCCCCTACCTTGAAGGCAGACTATGCTCCTGATGACATAAAGCTGAACAACATAGCGACCGATGAGATCACCGGAAAGGACTTCGACACAAGGACTGGAGATTTCGTCGAAGTCGAGAATGAGCTTGTTGTGAGCGGAGAGCTTACCTTGAAGCATGAGTTCATAAACCTTCCTGATTCAGTAAGCGAGGATGAGGTGCTTAGGCTCATTGAGGAGTCCACCTTGAGCGACGAATTCATACACAAATTGGTGAACAGCAAGCTGTTCCAGAACCTTGACTTGAAGGTGAAGGAGAAGATAAAGCTTAAATTGAATCGTAACAGAGGAGTCTAGACAATGAAAAGCTACATTTTGCAGCCCAATCACGTCAGAGGATTGGGCAACATATTGGACAATGAGGACAACATAGAAGGTCTATATTGCAGGGTGCAACAGCAGAACACAACCGTTGACTTTGAGGAGGTCATTATGAAGACCTATTACATGGGAACAGGCAGTGAGCTGACAATAACCTTCATCACTGACAGCTTCAGCATTCTGCCCAATTCCACAGCCCACATCGATGTCATGGTTACTGACGAGGAGGACAATCCTGTAAGCGGCGTTGACCTTTACATTTATGATGACGATGAATTGATTGCCCAGCTCGAGACCGGCAATGACGGTTTTGGAGTTGGCGATGAATTGATTGGCTTTGATTTCAGTTCCGAAGCTAGCGGAAGGTACAGCCTTAAATGTGTGCTTCCAAGACAGGACACCTATCTGGAGTCCGTCAAGGAGGTTGCAATCAATGTATATGAGCAGACCACTCTAACATTGAGCATTGATCCGTCCGAAATTGACAGCCTGACTGATACTGTTACATTGTACGGAACTCTGATTGGAGATGAGAGCTTCGGCATTGTCGGGCAGTCAGTGAAATTCTATAACGGGGATGAATATTTGGGAGAAGGAATGACTGATGACGATGGTGTCGCCACCTTGGTTGTCAATGTGAGCACCCTGTCCGACATTGCAGAGGAGACTGTCATCTTCGAGGACAGCTGCTCATCCTCAAGCGGCTTGACAAATTATGGCAGCTCAATACCATTGAGAAGCGGTACTGCAACCATCGAATTTGACGGAACAAACCTTTGCTATGTCATTACGAATACTGGAAGCCAGAAGGAGTCATTCATTCCTATTACTCCATTGACTGGACTCACCGACAATTTCACCATAGAGTTCGACAGCTATATCAGTGGAACAGACGGGTCAAGCGGATTTGTCATCTACAATGACGCCAACAATTGGTACAAGTTGACAGATGACGGAAACAACAAGTATTGGGTAGGATACAAGGTCAACGGCTCCTTCACTGAGATTCCTAAATATCCTGGCAACACCTATCAGATGTGGATCCACAGCAAGTTCACGGTCAAGGATGGCGTCTTCAGCGTAGTAATAAGTGATTTTGAGGACCATAGTGTGATTGCCAGCTACAGCGTCAATCTCAATGGCTTCACAATAAATGAGAGCACAAGGTTCGGCATAGATTCCGAATGGCAGTTGAACAGGAAAACCTATTACAGGAACATTGTAGTCAAGCAGATAGCTTAGGAGTGAAAATCATGTTTAAGTTCAAGGCAGTTTATGAGGAGACGGAAAGGTTTTTAGGTGCAGAATCACAGGTTTCTGAGATTGAGAAATCGTTGGCAGTTCCTATCATCGACACCTTGGTTCCTACTGGAACCTACAATGTTGGTGATGTGATACCTATCACAATAGCAATAATCAACAGGAATGGAATAGGCATTGATAATCTCAACTTTACGCTTAATATAAACAACACAAACTACAGCAGAACCACAGATAATGAGGGCTTATACACATTTAATCATACCTTGGTAGGAGAGGATAATCTGGACATCACAATAACCACAGTTGCCAATGACATTTACCAAAGTGCAGTGCTCAACAAGACTATAGAGATTGACAGCAGGGTGAACACCAACATCTCACTCACCACTTCGACCACCAGTACCAGCTTCAAGAACAGCTTCACCATAAAGGCTACCTTGACTGATGAGTCAGGAAATGCTGTGAACGGTCAGATTGATTTCTATCAGGACGGAACAAAGATAAAGACTCTAAGCACATCAGGCGGTGTCGCAAGCTTCAGCCATACTGGAAGCGTCGGAACACACAGCTATTATGCCGTCTTCGGAGGAGACAGCAGCCATTTCGATTCTACAAGCAAGACTGTCAATGTTACACTCACAAAGGACACGCCGACAATCACTGCCCTCACAGGAGACATCTATCAGGATTGGGTTACTGCATGTGTCCTCAAGGACAGCAAGGGCAATGTGCTGAGCGGAAAGACTGTGAGGATTTCAGTCTCCCGCGACAACTCCAGCTTCAGCAATTATGACAGGACAACAGATAGCAGTGGAAAGGCTAAGCTGACCATGAACTGGACTCCAACAAAGGTCTATGTCAAGTACATCTTCAGCGGAGACTCACAGTACAACGCCAAGACACTCACAACCACATTCACCATACTTAGTCCTAAGTCCGTCAGCAAGTATGTCGGAACCATCGTGAGTAATCCTGCTAGCGACAGCGCCCCTTACCGTAAGTGGTACGACACATACACCAATGGCGATGACAATAATCTCAGGGCAGGTAACACCTGTTCCTCCGCACCTATCGGAGGTAAGAACGGTTCATACAACCGTCCTGCCAACATCGAGAAGTCAGGTTTCGGATTCAACATTCCTACAACAGCGACAATCACCAAGATTGTCTGCACATGGAAGAGCAAGCAGGGAACCTGCTCAAGCAACACCGCATACATAAGCATTCCAGCAGGAACGGTCAAGCTGACTGGAAGCGGAAGCGGAACCACTCTGAGCGGAACAGGCACAAAGGGCGGAAACGGATCATACACCAGCAGCACTGTTACTTGGTCCAATCCGGGAGCCACTCCAAAAGGAGTGAACAGCTCAAGCATGAAATTGGTATTGTCCCACGGAGCCAACACCACCACAAACCCTGGACTGTTCTATGTCATCGGTCCTACTCTCACAGTATATTACAATCCAGCCCAAGGAAGTGTATAATATGGTTACTAGTCAGAAATTCTATGCGAAGAGCATTTCACAGACAAGCGAGAGCACAGTCTGGAACAGCACAAATCCGAAGAACCCTAGAAAGTACAGGAAGTTCATCAATCTGGACGCCTTGAAGGCTGATGACAGCAACTATGCGACTTGCAGCAACTTGGGAGGAAAGAACGGAACTTGGAACCGTCCGTCCACAATAACTCTCAAGAACTTTGGGATAACCCTTCCTCAGAACATCAAGATCACCAAGATCATCGTCGGATATGCACATAGCAAGATAACCTACAGCAGCAAGACAGCCTATCCTACAATAGCTGCTCCGACCATTTCCCTCATGAATGTGAGCGGAAGCGGAAAGGGAAATGCGGTGCCTGTGAACTACACCAAATGCACAAAGAGCTTCAATGTGAGCGCAACACGGGAGAAGGTCATGAGCGGCAATTTCGGAGTGAAGATAGACTATCCTCAGAACACTTCCACCAACTTGGCGGGAATGAAGCTCGGATATGTCTGGGTGCAGGTCGTCTATGAGGAGATCAGGAAGAAGGTCAGCGGTGCGGTCAAATCCGTTACACCAAATTCCTCCTCCAACAAGTCCTCCCTTATGAACACCATTGACGAGAACCTTGACATCAACTATTCTGCAAACAGCGTCTATGTCGGAGGGCAGTTTGCAATCGACTTGACCGTAAGCACAAGCGTCGAGACCAGTTCATCATTGAGGTTCAGGATTGACTTGGGAGAAGGGTTCAGCTTCGGAACAAAGATTGGAGGAGACGGAGACATCGGGGAGACCATCTCCAACATAGGCGACAGCGGTCTCTTCTGGACGGTGAACACTGCAAACAGGACTGCTGCTGTCAGCTTCAGCCTGAATGCATTGAGGACTGGAACCCACTACATCACGGTTACCGACACCTCAAACAGCAGAGTCATCAAGAAGTTCGGTATCGTTGTGCTTGACGAGTACTGCGTTGTGTTCAGCGATTTGCCTAGCTATGCGCTAGAGAACGAAACGGTTACCTATGGCATTGAGGTTTTCACAACCAATGAAAGGACAATCGCCAAGACATTGAAGATTGAGTTTCCTAGAGAGGTCCTGATACAGAACTTTGAAACAGAGGACGGCGTCCTGACTGACGTTTCAGACTCAAATGGGTCTGCATTGAATTGGGAAGCCTTATTCACCGAACAGAAGGCTGGGTGTGAGCTTACCATAGAGCTTACCAGCAGCGGCGTCTACGGGCAGGTCATCACTGACGTTTCCAAGGAAATGGTTCTGGAGACCGATGAGATCAAGGTCAAGCCAATCACATTGACCAAGCCTTTCTTCTGCAGGACCGAACTTGACGAGGAAGTCATAAATCGCCTTGGGGAAGGCATAACCTACAATGCCTCCTGCTACATGAAGATTGAGATTGACGATGACGTGAATACAGTCGCCAACGAGCAGGACATCTTCGAGCCATATGAGCACAACTATCGCTTCGGAATCTATCAAGGAGACTTCGATGACGAGGACGAGGTCTTTGAGAGCACAGTCTGGAGCGAGCCTGTAAAGGAATTGGGAATCTGGACCAAGCTTGAGCTTAACTTTGTCTTTGACAAGAGCTTGCCAGTCTACCTGATCAGGACTGGAGAGTACATTGAGAATCAGGCAACCTATGTGCAGGTATACTTCACTGAAGCCTGCATCATAGAGGGTTCTGTGAACAACGGCTTTGAGCATGGAGGAAATTATCCTGTCCCTATAAGGGGCTTGAATTCATTGGCGGACTTCTCACTGTTCGACATGAAGTCATTGGACAACACAAGCCCAGTGAGGCTGTACGGCTTGGATATGGACGACCTTATCCTTGAGGATATTGTGGTTGAAGGGATAACTGTATACTTGGACGTGAACTGCGACAACAGCACAAATCTCCTGTGCAATCTTGTTCTGCCGAACGGAAAGGTGGGGCACAGGAGCGTCAACATCGACGAGGACACCAACGGAACGATAGCGATAGGCGGAGACTTTGACCTTTGGGGCTTGGACTTCGAGGACTTCATCGTCGAGATACTAGATGACATCGAGATTGAGCTGATAGCGCAGAACTCCTTCCTGCATGACAGCCTCCTTGAGATAGGCAATGCGAGGATAGAGTTCCATTACTTGGAGCTTGAGGAGGACTACATCGAGTTCTGGGTGAATGGCGTGAGCTCCAAATACTACAACATATTCCTCACAGATGTTCAGGGAGTGAGCGGAGCCAACAATGACGTCAGCTACTATCAGGTCAGCGGCTCCGACAACACCTTGGCTTACCTTTCAAGCATTGAATCGAAGAGCCTTGAATTGGAGTTCTATGTCGGAAGCTGCACAATCGAGGAAGCCACCCTGTTCCTTCAGAAGTTCAGCAAGCTGCTCACCAACGATAAGGACGAGTTCAGCAAGCCTGCCCTCAACACCATAAGGTTCGCCCACATTCCTGACCTTGAGTACGAGTTCATACAGGAGAAGGCAATCAAGGAGAAAATTGAGACTGGGGAGTACAGCTGCAGCGTCAGCCTGGTGATTCCTGACGGCACAGCATACAGCGTCCATGAGTCCTTGTGCGTAGGCACAGGAGTGAACAATGGGATAGCCAAGGTCAAGCCGATTATCCAGCTGCTTGCCTTGAGCGATGAGATAACCGTTACCGAAGAGGTTACTGGAAAGAGCTTCATCATATTCTCCACAGGAGAGAACGATGTCGAGGTCAATGACATTGTCCTGATTGACTGTGCAAGCAGAAAGCTCACCAAGACCACAATAAATGAGGACGGAAGCTTCGACACAGTAGACATATCAGACCATGTCGACTATGACAGCGACTGGTTCAGCATCATCGGAGAGTTCGACTTCAACAGCGGAGAGTCAGCTCTCGTTCAGGCTGTAAGGTTCCGCGAGAGGTGGTAGGCTATGGTTGTTGACATCATAGTGCTGTCTCCTGACGAGGAGTTCATCGCATGGCTTGACAGCACATGCGTCTACATAGAGGAGACCTCCCAGTCAGAGACAATCCGTGAGATAACCTTGGAGCACAGCCTGAATGACGATACTAAAATCAAGAAGTGGTACAGGCAGGGCAACAAGATATGGATAAGCGGAGGTCATGGTCTGAAGCCCTGCCTCTATGTGATAAACCAGGAGTACAAGATTGACTACTGGCAGAAGGAGACTGTTACCTTGGAGGCTGAGGAGGTCCTTGTCGAGCTGAACAATGTCGAGCTCTACAGCTATACCGGAAGCAGCGAGATTGCTGTGGACAGGAGCTTCCTTGAAGGAGTGTTCGGAGACTACTATGACATAGGAACAATCGACAGCTTCGTGAACAGGCAGAACAACAAGATACTGCCTGTCGGAACGATGACATTGATTGAGCTTCTACGCCTTATCGAGAGCGAGACAGGAATGGTCTTCGCAACCCGCTACGAGAAGGCAGGAAACAATGTGATAAGAAGGTATCTGGACTTGAAGCAGGTCGACAACATAGGATTCACATATTCTCAGGCTCTCGACATAGGATACAACACAGACAATCTTGTCCATACGGTAAGCGAGACAGACACATACAGGGCAATGGCTCCCAAGCTTAGCCTTAGCGACAGCAGTGACGAGACAAGCGCCACTGCAATGACAAAGAGCCAGCTGGGCACCATAATCAGCCAGTACAGGAGCCTTGCAGTCAGCAAGGGAGACAGGATTCCTATGATAATCGAGAAGCGTCAGGAGAACAATTCCGAGACTGAGGTTGTAACAGCCTACTGGTATGCTCCGTTCAACAAGAGGGCTAACAACCTGTACGTTGAGGACGATGCAGGGGCTGATTCCGACTACAGCACCACGGAAGCCAACTACAACCAGATCTACAGCAAGAAGAACAGGAACGGCACAATTAAGGTTCCTAAGGTCGGAACAGTCTCGACCAGCGAGACAAACAAGTATGCCATCTACAATGCCTGTGCGAGAGCCTTGCTTGAGAAGAGGTATCCTGACATCGAGATTGAGGTGAGCGTTGCAGACCTGAACCTTCTGGTCGGCGATGACAGCTATTTCCATGTCTACGATACCGTCTATGTGAAGATTCCAGGATACAACGAGCTGATACAGGCTAAGATAACAAAGACTGTCAAGACTCCGAATGACAGCGGAGCTAACAGGATAACTGTAAGCAATGCCAAGATAGGAACCAAGGTGACCCAAAGGGACACCAACATCTCCATTTCCGACACCACAATAGCAAAGAAGGGTCAGAAGCTTGCAGGAATCCTGTACAGCGAAGGCATTCCTCTCGGAGACGAGATAGTGAGCCTAAGCTTCCAGAAGTATGTCGATGAGGCTGAGCCGAAGATTGCAGACACTTCAAAATACTCATCATCAAAGAAGTCCACAAAGACCAAGACCGTAACGGAGAAGGTGAAGAGGACAGATGTCATAACCGCTTGGGGCTACAACACCTGCGCATGCTGCGGATATCCTAAGAACCCTTATAAAAAAGTCAGGAAGACATACCTGAACAAGTGTCCGAGATGCGGAAAGGCAATGGTACTGAAGGACAATCCGAAGAAGTGCAAGGACGGGGAGATAACATGCTCTGCGTGCGGAGCGGACTTCTGCATCAACTGCGGAGGCGACAAGCAGGGAAAGAGCTACTGCAAGAAGTACAGGCTCACATCTGCAAGCGAGTACACAACCGTTACCAAGAAGGTGGACGTTGTCTCCACAACCAAGAAGAAGGAGGAGAAGAAGTCCAATCCTGACGATCCGACAGACAATACCGTCGCTAAGGCACAGATAAAGAAATATAACATTCACAAGGACGTTGTCGCAAAAGCCCGCAGCATTTGCTGGGGAAAGAGGACAGACAAGTCCAAGATGAGAGCCATCGCTGACTGGATGGGTCTTGGTAACAGCGGCAAGATAAAGTACGAGAGGTATGCCTGCACCAAGAGAGGCGCTAGGAAGACCTTGGAGGCTCGGAAGGGCAATTGCGCAGACCAGGCTCACCTGTGCATTGCATTGGCACGTGCGGTCGGAGTCAAGGCTCGGTATGTCCACCGGTGGAACCACTACTACGGAGAGTACAAGATCGACGGGAACTGGTTCGTTGTGGACACCGTAACCAGCAAGGGCTGGGGACACTACTGGAGCGGTAGCGGCTATCTGATTGGCAAGGGAAACAGCTTGAAGGGTTGTAAGGTATCATGACAGGAAGCGAAGGAAGGACATTGAAGTCCATGAAGACATACACAAGGACTACGGATTCGGAAGGCAGGTTCAGCATTCCAATCAATCTTGCGAAGGGAGACTATGTGGTTACCGTGAACTATGGCGGAGGGGTCGAGTACTCTCCGTCAAACCGCAGGATAAGCCTGAAGGTGAAGTGATTCCATGATTGATGAGAGTTGCAGGAACTGCGCGTTTCTGAATGAGGATTGCCCTCCGTACTACTGTGATTTCGGAGAGGACAATCCAGTCATTTGTGCTGTGAAGATGAGAAAGATGAAGGAATATAAGAAAAATAAGTTAAGGAGTTGTTTAGATGGTTAGATTTAGCAAAGCGATGCTCCAGGACGGAGCGAAAAGGATTTTCAAGTG includes:
- a CDS encoding transglutaminase domain-containing protein, producing MVVDIIVLSPDEEFIAWLDSTCVYIEETSQSETIREITLEHSLNDDTKIKKWYRQGNKIWISGGHGLKPCLYVINQEYKIDYWQKETVTLEAEEVLVELNNVELYSYTGSSEIAVDRSFLEGVFGDYYDIGTIDSFVNRQNNKILPVGTMTLIELLRLIESETGMVFATRYEKAGNNVIRRYLDLKQVDNIGFTYSQALDIGYNTDNLVHTVSETDTYRAMAPKLSLSDSSDETSATAMTKSQLGTIISQYRSLAVSKGDRIPMIIEKRQENNSETEVVTAYWYAPFNKRANNLYVEDDAGADSDYSTTEANYNQIYSKKNRNGTIKVPKVGTVSTSETNKYAIYNACARALLEKRYPDIEIEVSVADLNLLVGDDSYFHVYDTVYVKIPGYNELIQAKITKTVKTPNDSGANRITVSNAKIGTKVTQRDTNISISDTTIAKKGQKLAGILYSEGIPLGDEIVSLSFQKYVDEAEPKIADTSKYSSSKKSTKTKTVTEKVKRTDVITAWGYNTCACCGYPKNPYKKVRKTYLNKCPRCGKAMVLKDNPKKCKDGEITCSACGADFCINCGGDKQGKSYCKKYRLTSASEYTTVTKKVDVVSTTKKKEEKKSNPDDPTDNTVAKAQIKKYNIHKDVVAKARSICWGKRTDKSKMRAIADWMGLGNSGKIKYERYACTKRGARKTLEARKGNCADQAHLCIALARAVGVKARYVHRWNHYYGEYKIDGNWFVVDTVTSKGWGHYWSGSGYLIGKGNSLKGCKVS